From the genome of Podospora bellae-mahoneyi strain CBS 112042 chromosome 2, whole genome shotgun sequence:
CTCTCGACACTTATGAGCATTTCGATGTCACGAATGTAATCGGTCGCGAGTTCCCCAACTTGCAACTAAGTGAGATCCTACATGATGACGATAAAATCCGTGATCTCGCCATTCTCGGTAAGCTCATTGGTGGTTTCTGCAGCCGTGGTTCTTCGACTGACACCAGAAAAGTTTCCCAACGAGGCGTCGTGTTCTTCCGCAACCAAGATCTAAGCATTGACGACCAGAAGCTCTTGGGTCAAAGACTCGGTGAGTTGACAGGAAAGCCTGAGACGTCCAAGCTCCACAAGCACGCCCTTGCCAACAGCAAGCGCGGTATTGCCGTCGATGAGAATGGCAAGCTCGACGACGAGGTTTCTGTCATCTCGTCGGAGCAGAATCGCAAGTACTACGCCGATCGTTATGGCTATACTGCAAAGAGACTGGCGAGTGAGGGCTGGCATGCTGAGTATGTTGTTCTCACCTTGCGCTTCCAGGCAAACCAATGGCTGACTCTCCCCTAGCATCACGTTCGAGCATATCCCTTCCGACTATGCCATCCTCAAGATTGTGCAGCCTCCCGAAGATGTTGGCGGAGATACCCTCTGGGCCTCCGGCTATGAGGCGTATGACCGTTTAAGCCCTGCGCTTCAGAAGTTGGCCGAGAGCCTGACTGCGACGCACCATCAGCCCAACTT
Proteins encoded in this window:
- a CDS encoding hypothetical protein (COG:E; EggNog:ENOG503NWD1), which codes for MAPPVADIDVQTAPVVVPVLTEGSIAPGHSSASRLSGPLTYSGTLDTYEHFDVTNVIGREFPNLQLSEILHDDDKIRDLAILVSQRGVVFFRNQDLSIDDQKLLGQRLGELTGKPETSKLHKHALANSKRGIAVDENGKLDDEVSVISSEQNRKYYADRYGYTAKRLASEGWHADITFEHIPSDYAILKIVQPPEDVGGDTLWASGYEAYDRLSPALQKLAESLTATHHQPNFVRVKEAFGAELIDQFRGAPENNGLDFKAEHPVVRTNPVTGWKSLFGAGHQVHAGWINGVTERESEILKAYFYQLISENHDLQVRFRWNKNDLAIWDNRSVFHTATYDYVGKRQGNRVVSLGEKPYFDPNSKSRREALGLL